In Cyanobacterium stanieri LEGE 03274, one genomic interval encodes:
- a CDS encoding HNH endonuclease has product MAKGRPKEHRNAQKDVKQLDSFECAVCGYVGQEKDGFMEGHHLIPYSEDGAADMHNMVTLCKSCHRDYHSRKLDVDIRRF; this is encoded by the coding sequence ATGGCAAAGGGAAGACCGAAAGAACATAGAAACGCTCAAAAAGACGTAAAACAATTAGATTCTTTTGAGTGTGCAGTATGCGGTTACGTTGGACAAGAAAAAGATGGATTCATGGAAGGTCATCATCTAATACCTTACAGTGAAGATGGTGCTGCCGATATGCACAATATGGTAACTCTTTGTAAATCCTGTCACCGAGATTATCACAGCAGAAAATTAGATGTAGATATTAGAAGATTTTAA
- a CDS encoding type II toxin-antitoxin system Phd/YefM family antitoxin — protein sequence MIQLHPEFITKNGNKEFAVLPYEEFVKIQGLLEDLEDLQDLRKAKQEENSSPSIPLSEVKKMLNLSQFLPNQRCDRLY from the coding sequence ATGATCCAATTACATCCTGAATTTATAACTAAAAATGGGAATAAAGAATTTGCAGTTTTACCCTATGAAGAATTTGTCAAAATTCAAGGTTTATTAGAAGATTTAGAAGATTTGCAAGATTTAAGAAAAGCGAAACAAGAAGAAAATAGTAGTCCTTCAATTCCCCTAAGTGAAGTAAAAAAAATGCTAAATCTATCACAATTTTTGCCTAATCAGCGGTGCGATCGTTTATACTAA
- a CDS encoding HEAT repeat domain-containing protein, with protein MTEAPSLTVESAIAHLNQTEDLGLRYYAAWWLGKFRVNDAVALEALINALTDTKDIAPDGGFPLRRNAAKALGKLGDERAVMPLIQCLHCEDYYVRESAAQSLEMLGDVRAIAPLQNLLKKAVSAGELTDYAIDTVPDKPHLYQPYEAILEALGTLEAKNDLNLIRPFLNHPFAKVKYAAQRAMYQLTGDDSYGEMLVEALKGKELQLRRSALMDLGSIGYVKSARAIASAYAENSLKLIAMKGLLEYQVKVDQQNQQELSDDTMMVMELMDSLL; from the coding sequence ATGACTGAAGCTCCTAGTTTAACCGTTGAGAGTGCGATCGCCCATTTAAACCAAACAGAAGATTTAGGACTCCGCTACTATGCTGCTTGGTGGTTAGGGAAATTTCGGGTAAATGATGCCGTTGCCCTAGAGGCATTGATTAACGCTCTCACAGACACTAAGGATATAGCCCCCGATGGTGGTTTTCCTCTGCGTCGCAATGCGGCTAAGGCTCTGGGTAAGTTAGGAGATGAAAGGGCGGTGATGCCTTTAATTCAATGCCTTCATTGTGAAGATTATTACGTCAGGGAGTCGGCGGCGCAGTCTTTGGAAATGTTAGGGGATGTAAGGGCGATCGCACCTTTACAAAATTTACTCAAAAAAGCAGTTTCCGCAGGTGAATTAACCGATTATGCCATAGATACAGTGCCTGATAAACCCCACCTCTATCAACCCTACGAAGCAATTTTAGAGGCTTTAGGCACTCTTGAGGCTAAAAATGACCTAAATTTGATTAGACCCTTCCTTAATCATCCTTTTGCCAAGGTTAAATATGCCGCCCAAAGGGCGATGTATCAGTTGACCGGGGATGATAGTTATGGAGAAATGTTAGTCGAAGCCCTCAAGGGTAAAGAATTACAACTCAGACGCTCTGCTTTAATGGATTTAGGCTCCATTGGTTATGTAAAATCGGCTCGGGCGATCGCCTCTGCCTATGCAGAAAACAGTCTCAAACTCATTGCCATGAAAGGATTATTAGAATATCAGGTTAAAGTAGATCAGCAAAATCAACAGGAATTGTCTGATGATACTATGATGGTGATGGAACTTATGGACTCGCTTTTATAA
- the pyk gene encoding pyruvate kinase → MMSEKFSRRTKIVATVGPGCANPETLRKMILAGANTFRLNFSHGTHEVHQSSIRMIRQVENELNRPIGILQDLQGPKIRLGKYECGSIELHEGDRYVLTSRDVKCDEKIACISYEYLAEEVPLNARILLDDGRVEMVVKEIDIENKDLHCQVVVGGVLSSNKGVNFPNVRLSVKALTEKDKKDLMFGLDQRVDWIALSFVRNPQDVLEIKDLIASAGKSTPVIAKIEKHEAIEQMEEILSLCDGVMVARGDLGVELPAEDVPILQKRLIRTANRLGIPIITATQMLDSMANSPSPTRAEVSDVANAILDGTDAVMLSNETAVGKYPVQAVATMAKIARRTEEERDSIAPHLLGQMDNQNIPNAISGAVGQIAKQLKASAIMTLTKTGATARNVSKFRPKTPILAITPHVSVSRQLQLVWGVKPLLLLDMPGLKQVFSSAIELAREEELLEDGNLVVMTAGTLQGVAGSTDLIKVEIVKGLLSEGLGIGQGIITGRTKVVYDINNLTNFNQGDILVAKSTDNNYVDAMRLASGIITEEGGVRSHAAQIGMRLGIPVIVGVQDATRIIRDASFVTMKIEQGLVYLGTDGSQDGVD, encoded by the coding sequence GTGATGTCTGAGAAATTTTCCCGCCGTACTAAAATTGTAGCAACCGTAGGCCCTGGTTGTGCGAATCCCGAAACATTGCGCAAAATGATTCTTGCTGGCGCTAATACTTTTCGTCTCAACTTTTCCCATGGTACCCACGAAGTCCATCAAAGTAGTATTCGGATGATTCGTCAAGTGGAAAATGAGTTAAATCGTCCCATCGGTATTTTGCAAGATTTACAAGGCCCAAAAATTAGGTTAGGTAAATATGAATGTGGTTCTATTGAATTACATGAGGGGGATCGCTACGTACTCACCAGCAGAGATGTAAAATGTGATGAAAAAATTGCCTGTATAAGTTACGAATATTTAGCCGAAGAAGTTCCCCTCAATGCCAGAATCCTCCTTGATGATGGTAGGGTAGAAATGGTCGTAAAAGAAATTGACATAGAAAACAAAGATCTTCATTGTCAAGTGGTCGTCGGAGGTGTACTATCAAGCAACAAAGGGGTAAACTTTCCCAATGTTCGCTTATCCGTAAAAGCCCTAACGGAAAAAGACAAAAAAGATTTAATGTTTGGTTTAGATCAACGGGTGGATTGGATTGCCCTTAGCTTTGTGCGAAATCCCCAAGATGTGTTGGAAATCAAAGATTTAATTGCCAGTGCAGGAAAATCTACCCCCGTCATTGCCAAAATTGAAAAACACGAAGCCATCGAACAAATGGAAGAAATTTTATCCCTCTGTGATGGGGTAATGGTGGCAAGGGGAGATTTAGGGGTTGAGTTACCCGCCGAGGATGTTCCCATTTTACAAAAACGTTTGATACGCACCGCTAACCGTTTGGGTATTCCCATCATTACCGCCACCCAAATGTTAGACAGTATGGCAAATAGTCCTAGTCCCACCCGTGCGGAAGTTTCTGACGTTGCCAACGCTATTTTGGATGGTACTGATGCGGTGATGCTTTCCAATGAAACCGCTGTGGGTAAATATCCTGTTCAAGCTGTGGCCACCATGGCAAAAATTGCTAGACGTACTGAAGAAGAAAGGGATTCCATTGCACCCCATTTGTTAGGTCAAATGGATAATCAAAATATTCCCAATGCTATTTCTGGGGCTGTGGGACAAATCGCTAAACAGCTTAAGGCTAGTGCCATCATGACCTTGACGAAAACAGGCGCTACGGCTCGTAACGTGTCCAAATTCCGTCCTAAAACTCCCATTTTGGCCATTACCCCCCATGTGAGTGTTTCCCGTCAATTACAGTTGGTTTGGGGGGTGAAACCTTTATTACTGTTGGATATGCCTGGGTTAAAACAGGTGTTTAGTTCGGCTATTGAATTGGCTAGGGAAGAGGAGTTATTGGAAGATGGTAATTTAGTGGTGATGACGGCGGGAACTTTGCAAGGGGTGGCAGGTTCTACGGATTTAATTAAGGTGGAAATTGTTAAGGGTTTACTCAGTGAGGGGCTTGGTATCGGACAGGGGATAATTACTGGTCGTACTAAGGTGGTTTATGATATTAATAATCTGACTAATTTTAATCAGGGCGATATTTTGGTGGCGAAAAGCACTGATAATAATTATGTGGATGCCATGCGTCTAGCCAGTGGCATTATTACTGAAGAAGGTGGAGTGCGATCGCACGCTGCCCAAATCGGAATGCGTCTTGGTATTCCTGTAATTGTGGGAGTACAAGATGCCACTAGAATTATTCGGGATGCTAGTTTCGTCACCATGAAAATCGAACAAGGTTTAGTTTATCTTGGTACTGATGGTAGTCAGGATGGGGTTGATTAA
- a CDS encoding Mo-dependent nitrogenase C-terminal domain-containing protein yields the protein MNNNNQSAVINNEVQKLDDRTITAWLRGLLTVAYADGHFDPEEQDLIASLTQDELMPNTNLGDLEPICPEDLATELGDDAQIRENFLRTAVMMAIANGVYSQAEADSVHNFQEALDLDIEALQALESTLWNPEQKNNNLISPDKEEGAIDVLNPVKKWLDGMSINDPRVARFLCKMIPPQCPFERDIKLFGKKIVHIPPMCKLNPLYEQLVGLRFRSLSYLADDCNEDISNYI from the coding sequence ATGAATAATAATAATCAATCGGCGGTTATAAATAACGAGGTGCAGAAATTAGACGATCGCACCATAACCGCTTGGCTTAGGGGGCTGTTAACCGTAGCCTATGCTGACGGACATTTTGACCCTGAGGAACAAGATTTGATCGCTAGTTTGACTCAAGATGAATTGATGCCTAATACCAATTTAGGTGATTTAGAACCCATTTGCCCCGAAGATTTAGCCACGGAATTAGGGGATGATGCACAAATCAGAGAAAATTTTTTACGTACTGCAGTGATGATGGCCATCGCCAATGGAGTATATTCCCAAGCCGAAGCCGACTCCGTCCATAACTTTCAAGAAGCCTTAGATTTGGATATAGAAGCCCTCCAAGCCTTAGAATCCACCCTCTGGAATCCAGAGCAAAAAAATAATAACCTTATTTCTCCAGATAAAGAAGAAGGGGCGATCGATGTTTTAAATCCCGTCAAAAAATGGCTCGATGGTATGAGTATAAATGATCCTAGGGTAGCTCGTTTCCTCTGCAAAATGATCCCCCCCCAATGCCCCTTTGAAAGAGATATTAAACTATTTGGCAAAAAAATTGTCCACATTCCCCCCATGTGTAAACTAAATCCCCTTTACGAACAATTGGTGGGCTTAAGATTTCGCTCCCTTTCCTATCTTGCCGATGATTGTAACGAAGATATTTCCAACTATATTTAG
- the uvrB gene encoding excinuclease ABC subunit UvrB, which yields MFQLRAPFKPTGDQPTAIKSIIQALDKGDRFHTLLGATGTGKTYTVANAIAHHQKPTLVLAHNKTLAAQLCEELRQFFPHNAVEYFVSYYDYYQPEAYIPVTDTYIEKTSSINDEIDMLRHSATRSLFERQDVIVVASISCIYGLGIPSEYLKASVKLTVGAEYDTRQLLRDLVTIQYTRNDIELARGSFRLKGDVLEIVPAYEDRVIRLDFFGDEIDSISLLDPVDGSFIKELERINIYPARHFVTPQEQLESAIASIKAELEIRLIELEKQGKLVEAQRLKQKTRYDLEMLQEVGYCNGVENYSRHLAGRQPGESPECLVDYFPKDWLLIVDESHVTVPQIRGMYNGDQARKRVLIDHGFRLPSAADNRPLKAEEFWQKVHQCVFVSATPSQWEIDQSEGNISEQIIRPTGILDPRIFVRPTENQIDDLLGEVKKRIVKKERVLITTLTKRMAEDLTNYLQERGIKVQYLHSEIQSIERIEIIQSLRAGEFDVLIGVNLLREGLDLPEVSLVVIMDADKEGFLRSEKSLIQTIGRAARHVNGEAILYADNLTDSMEKALNETQRRRKLQLAYNKKHNIIPRSISKKSSSSILEFLDITRRLNSEQLETVYNNIEEVTLDKIPDLIKQFEEQMKTYAKELEFEKAAEIRDKIKNLRTKLRTN from the coding sequence ATGTTTCAACTACGAGCGCCCTTTAAACCCACAGGAGACCAACCGACGGCCATCAAGTCGATTATCCAAGCCTTAGACAAGGGCGATCGCTTCCATACCCTTCTTGGGGCAACGGGTACAGGGAAAACCTATACAGTGGCAAATGCCATCGCCCATCACCAAAAACCCACCTTAGTATTAGCCCATAACAAAACCCTTGCCGCCCAACTGTGTGAGGAATTGAGACAGTTTTTTCCCCATAATGCGGTGGAATATTTCGTTAGTTATTACGACTACTACCAACCAGAAGCCTACATCCCTGTTACTGATACCTACATCGAAAAAACCTCATCTATCAACGATGAAATCGATATGTTACGCCATTCCGCCACCCGTTCATTATTTGAGCGTCAAGATGTGATTGTGGTGGCTTCCATTAGTTGTATTTATGGTTTGGGTATCCCCTCAGAATATCTCAAAGCCTCAGTAAAACTAACGGTAGGGGCAGAATATGACACTCGGCAACTATTAAGAGACTTAGTCACCATTCAATATACCCGTAACGACATCGAATTGGCGCGGGGCAGTTTTCGCCTTAAGGGGGATGTGTTGGAAATCGTTCCCGCCTACGAAGATAGGGTAATTCGCCTTGATTTTTTTGGAGACGAAATCGACTCAATTTCCCTTTTAGACCCCGTAGATGGCTCATTTATCAAGGAATTAGAGCGCATTAATATCTATCCTGCAAGGCACTTTGTTACCCCTCAAGAACAGTTAGAAAGTGCGATCGCCTCTATCAAAGCAGAATTAGAAATTAGGCTAATTGAACTAGAAAAACAAGGAAAATTAGTAGAAGCCCAACGACTGAAACAAAAAACCCGTTATGACCTAGAAATGTTGCAAGAAGTAGGTTACTGTAACGGTGTAGAAAACTATTCCCGCCATCTCGCAGGAAGACAACCAGGGGAATCCCCTGAATGTTTAGTGGATTATTTTCCCAAAGACTGGTTATTAATCGTAGATGAATCCCATGTTACCGTACCACAAATTAGGGGAATGTATAACGGAGATCAAGCCAGAAAAAGAGTATTGATTGATCATGGTTTTCGACTACCTAGCGCTGCGGATAATCGCCCCCTCAAAGCCGAAGAATTTTGGCAAAAAGTCCATCAATGTGTTTTTGTATCTGCCACCCCTAGCCAATGGGAAATTGATCAATCCGAAGGAAATATTTCTGAGCAAATTATTCGCCCCACAGGTATTTTAGACCCAAGAATTTTTGTTAGACCAACAGAAAATCAGATCGATGATTTACTCGGAGAAGTGAAAAAAAGAATAGTCAAAAAAGAGCGAGTTTTAATTACAACTCTGACGAAAAGAATGGCAGAAGATTTAACCAATTATCTCCAAGAAAGGGGCATAAAAGTTCAATATTTACACTCAGAAATACAGTCTATCGAACGGATCGAAATTATCCAAAGTTTAAGGGCAGGGGAATTTGATGTTTTAATCGGGGTTAACCTTTTAAGGGAGGGTTTAGATTTGCCCGAGGTTTCCTTAGTAGTCATTATGGATGCGGATAAGGAAGGTTTTTTGCGTTCTGAAAAGTCTTTAATTCAAACCATCGGCAGGGCTGCTCGTCATGTTAATGGAGAGGCGATTTTATATGCGGATAATTTGACCGATAGCATGGAAAAGGCTTTAAATGAAACCCAAAGAAGAAGAAAGTTACAGTTAGCTTATAACAAAAAACATAATATTATTCCTAGGTCAATTAGTAAAAAATCTAGTAGCTCAATTTTAGAATTTTTAGATATAACTAGACGATTAAATAGTGAACAATTGGAAACGGTTTATAACAATATTGAAGAAGTAACCTTAGATAAAATTCCTGATTTAATTAAACAGTTTGAAGAACAAATGAAAACCTATGCTAAGGAATTAGAATTTGAAAAGGCGGCGGAAATAAGAGATAAAATTAAAAATTTAAGGACAAAGTTAAGAACTAATTAA